A window of Lonchura striata isolate bLonStr1 chromosome 2, bLonStr1.mat, whole genome shotgun sequence genomic DNA:
CATATGGTTTAATAGGATTTTCAAAACCCGATGTAGAATTACAGGCCTCTCTGTCTACACATAGATTCATTTAATAGCATCTTTTTTTCAAGCTGTTACTTTGTATTTCACAATAACATTAACTGCCACTAACTCAGCCAAGCTTCCCGAAGACTTAAGTGCTTTTAAATTTAGTTCAAAATCATAAGCAAATTAATCTGTGAATACTTTCAACTGAAAGttaagaatgtatttttaaataatttttttcctcttttcttccccttttgtCTGAGTGGTACTGGATGCTGTGTCTCATCAGAACGTGTcactttaaaaaaggaaatattttaaacctGGAAAAAAGACTGACCCTAATTAGCAGACCAGCTGTTTTGTTTATTGTTCCTGACAGAGAAATCGTCCTTTAAACTGGTATAGCTGGACGAACGGGCAGATTTTGCGGTAGCCCAGCAGgctctcctccttctcctcctcctcctcctgcaacAGCCCCTTTCCAAACCCTGCGatgcagctctgccttctgGCCttgagattttggggtttttttggtgtctCTCTGGTGCGGCTTTTAGCGTGCATCCTCCCTCCCTGTGCTCCGGGCACGATTCCTCCAGAGTTCGCGCTGCTCCCTGCGCGGCGCGGGCGCTCGTCCGGCGGGTAACGCGTGGCGCGGGCGCCGCGGGCACCGTACCTTTCCTCGGGCGGCCCGCGTCGCCACGAAGCCCCAGGCGCTGTGTCGGGCGAGGAAGCGGGCGGTGCCGGCGCGTCCCGgcgccccgccgccctcccgcCGGTAGGAGAACATCCTGGAGGGGGCGGCCCCCTgccccggccgccgcgccgccggcccGGAGCCCAGCGCCGCATCCTCGCGGTACGCCGAGGCCGGGTAGCTCTGCTTCCAGAGGCCGCCCGCCTCCTCCAGCAGCGCGGGCAGCGCCTCCTCGGTGGAGGAGCTGTGCAGCTCgtccgccgccgcccccgcctcGGGCAGCGGCCACGACACCGAGCTGACCACCACGTACCCCCCCGCGCCGCCGCACAGCAGCGCCGGCAGCAGCCAGCACGGCCACGGCCGCCGCGCCGACATCTtccgcgccgcgcccgccgcgccctcccgcggccgcgcccgccccgcgcacggcggcggcggctccgcttcgccccgcggccgcggcgcGCCCCGGGTGCGCGCCGCTCTGGGCCCCTCGCGGCTCCCAGCCCACGCGGAGCTCACTGCGGGGCACCCGGGAGACTGCTGGAGCCCCTGGTTCGGGTGCACGGTCCAGCAGGTATCTCACGTATTAAGTTCTCTACACGCGCCACAAAACCAAGGAGATGGAGCTGTCCGGGCAGAGGTGGTGCGACCTCTCCGTTTATTAAAAACGAGATGATCCACGAGGGAGTGTCCTTGCGAACACTCCCGttacagggaaaactgtttgggcACTGGGGGCAAGTCACAGCAAGACCCCAAGTCCGAGATGGCAGGCAGCATTAGTTTGGTGCTAGCAAGAACGCGTTTTTGATATGCAGATTCATGGAACTGATATTAAACGTTTTCCAGGCGAGGTTTTAATTAGGCAAAGATTTGCATATATATGAATTTTTATCAATAGCCCAATTTAATAAAGGCACATGTGCATACAGTTTCTTTCTTGGCAGTAGTCATCTTCAATATGGCAATGCAAAGCTGTAATTCTTTAAAACATATGCTTGTAAACTTCCATTGCATTCATGCAAATTATTTAAAGAACAGAGGTTCAGTAGGCGACAGGGAAGAATGAATCTCTCAGAAGCCTCTGCCTGTCAGAAGGTTCTCAGGTACATCTAAAAGATGTTCTCAGGTACATCTTACTTTTTCATGTTCATGAAGAAGAGATTCCAAGATCAGTCCACTGATACAACTTCTGCTTAATTGTGCCATGAGAACAGGTATATCTAATCTAGAATCTAAACTCGTATAAATAAAAGTGGACTGGAGAACACTAGTATTTTTagcttatatttttttcctacactctctattcttgtttttttccttcatcatAATAAACATTAGGAATAGTGGAAATGGGTATAATAGGCCTTAAGACCCTAATAGTTTTTTCTGATTGTAAAGATACTTTCCAAGAAGATGTAATTTTGGCACCAAACTCTTAATCTTATCTGCAGAATTGAATATATTACTACCTTTTCCTTTATCACATGGCCCTGTCTACATCTGTGGCAATACCACACTTTTGAAAATTGATTCCCACTTGAAATCTTGAGCTGACACAGATGAATGGAGATGCAAGCAGAAAATCAGTGTAGATTTCCAAACCCAAAATGAGTGAAAGCTCCTGACAAGTGCTTTTCTCT
This region includes:
- the CREG2 gene encoding protein CREG2 isoform X2, which codes for MSARRPWPCWLLPALLCGGAGGYVVVSSVSWPLPEAGAAADELHSSSTEEALPALLEEAGGLWKQSYPASAYREDAALGSGPAARRPGQGAAPSRMFSYRREGGGAPGRAGTARFLARHSAWGFVATRAARGKIQGMPYGNCLLLSDGPINNSTGIPFFYVTPKDNTVTDLMKNPMASLTLPEADGNFCRHPVVRKWPRSYEWFFMKMNIEHIWLQSWYGEVSPIAVEEYLKAVPNKG